A section of the Serratia liquefaciens ATCC 27592 genome encodes:
- the pilW gene encoding type IV pilus biogenesis/stability protein PilW — translation MKLILWGTLLAAGLLAGCSGSAPEEKDALPEASQTRLQLGLEYLKQGDLNAARQNLEKAADAAPQDYRTQLGMALYEQRIGENSAAEQRYQQALKLAPNNGTVLNNYGAFLCSLGQYVPAQQQFSAAAVAPDYGQVADSLENAGYCFLKAGQNDEARILLTRALKIDPDKGTPLLVEAEKQFGEGKRAQSQLLLDSYQHVLPASADSLWLQIRFAALAGRQDSVQRYGKQLSRSFPQSKQYQQFLANEY, via the coding sequence ATGAAGCTGATTCTGTGGGGTACGTTGCTGGCGGCCGGGTTACTGGCCGGTTGTTCCGGTTCAGCGCCGGAAGAAAAAGACGCGCTGCCTGAAGCCAGTCAGACGCGATTGCAACTGGGTCTGGAATATCTGAAGCAGGGCGATTTAAACGCCGCGCGCCAGAATCTGGAGAAAGCGGCAGACGCCGCCCCACAGGATTACCGTACCCAATTGGGTATGGCGCTCTACGAGCAGCGGATTGGCGAGAACAGCGCGGCTGAACAGCGTTATCAGCAGGCGCTCAAACTTGCGCCGAACAATGGCACAGTGCTGAATAATTACGGTGCGTTTCTTTGCAGTTTAGGGCAGTATGTACCGGCACAACAGCAGTTTAGCGCAGCAGCCGTGGCACCGGATTACGGTCAGGTTGCCGACAGCCTGGAAAACGCAGGTTACTGTTTTCTCAAAGCCGGACAAAACGACGAGGCACGTATTTTGTTAACACGTGCTTTGAAGATCGATCCGGACAAGGGCACTCCACTGTTGGTGGAGGCAGAAAAGCAATTTGGAGAAGGGAAGCGCGCACAGTCGCAACTTTTATTGGATAGTTATCAACATGTTCTGCCGGCCAGCGCCGACAGCTTATGGTTACAGATTCGTTTCGCCGCGTTAGCCGGGCGCCAAGATAGCGTGCAACGTTATGGCAAGCAGTTATCGCGAAGTTTTCCACAATCCAAACAGTACCAGCAGTTCTTAGCTAATGAATACTGA
- a CDS encoding bifunctional tRNA (adenosine(37)-C2)-methyltransferase TrmG/ribosomal RNA large subunit methyltransferase RlmN has product MLEPITSEHIVSENNSLTTQSVNAEKPAVAKINLLDLNRQQMREFFAKMGEKPFRADQVMKWMYHYCCDDFEQMTDINKVLRNKLQSVAEIRAPEVAEEQRSADGTIKWAIKVGDQQVETVYIPDGDRATLCVSSQVGCALECKFCSTAQQGFNRNLRVSEIIGQVWRAAKIIGALKVTGERPITNVVMMGMGEPLLNLTNVVPAMEIMLDDFGFGLSKRRVTLSTSGVVPALDKLGDMIDVALAISLHAPNDKIRDDIVPINRKYNIETFLAAVRRYLEKSNANQGRVTVEYVMLDHINDSTDDAHQLAEVLKDTPCKINLIPWNPFPGAPYGRSSNSRVDRFSKVLMEYGFTTIVRKTRGDDIDAACGQLAGEVIDRTKRTLKKKMAGEPITVRAV; this is encoded by the coding sequence ATGTTAGAACCCATCACGTCCGAGCACATCGTGTCTGAAAATAATTCGCTGACTACTCAATCCGTTAACGCGGAAAAACCGGCTGTGGCCAAAATTAATCTGCTGGATCTGAACCGTCAGCAAATGCGTGAGTTTTTCGCCAAAATGGGCGAGAAACCCTTCCGTGCCGATCAGGTGATGAAGTGGATGTACCACTATTGCTGCGATGATTTTGAGCAGATGACCGATATCAACAAGGTCCTGCGCAATAAATTGCAAAGCGTCGCCGAAATCCGTGCGCCAGAAGTGGCGGAAGAACAACGCTCAGCCGACGGCACCATTAAATGGGCTATCAAGGTGGGCGATCAGCAGGTCGAAACCGTGTATATCCCGGACGGCGACCGTGCGACCCTGTGTGTTTCTTCCCAGGTGGGTTGCGCGCTGGAATGCAAATTCTGTTCGACCGCTCAGCAGGGCTTTAACCGCAACCTGCGCGTGTCGGAAATCATCGGCCAGGTGTGGCGTGCGGCGAAAATCATCGGTGCACTGAAAGTCACCGGCGAGCGCCCGATCACCAACGTGGTGATGATGGGCATGGGTGAGCCCTTGCTTAACCTGACCAACGTGGTGCCGGCGATGGAAATCATGCTGGATGATTTCGGTTTTGGCCTGTCAAAACGCCGCGTGACCCTGTCGACCTCGGGCGTAGTGCCTGCGCTGGACAAGCTGGGTGATATGATCGACGTCGCGCTGGCGATCTCGCTGCATGCGCCGAACGACAAGATCCGCGATGACATCGTGCCGATCAACCGCAAATACAACATTGAGACCTTCCTGGCTGCGGTACGCCGCTATCTGGAAAAATCCAACGCCAATCAGGGCAGGGTGACGGTCGAGTACGTGATGCTGGATCATATCAACGACAGCACCGACGACGCACACCAACTGGCGGAAGTCCTCAAGGACACGCCATGCAAGATCAACCTGATCCCATGGAACCCGTTCCCGGGCGCACCTTACGGCCGCAGCTCCAACAGCCGCGTGGATCGTTTTTCCAAAGTGTTGATGGAATACGGCTTTACGACTATTGTTCGTAAAACCCGTGGTGACGATATCGATGCCGCCTGCGGGCAACTGGCGGGTGAAGTGATCGACCGCACCAAGCGTACCCTGAAAAAGAAAATGGCCGGGGAACCTATCACCGTGCGTGCGGTCTGA
- the ndk gene encoding nucleoside-diphosphate kinase, which translates to MTVERTFSIIKPNAVANNDIGAIYARFERAGFKIIASKMLRLTREQAEGFYAEHKGRPFFDGLVEFMTSGPIVVQVLEAENAVQRNRDIMGATNPDNALAGTLRADYADSFTANAVHGSDAVESAQREIAYFFNESEICPR; encoded by the coding sequence ATGACCGTAGAACGTACCTTTTCCATCATTAAACCAAACGCTGTAGCTAACAACGACATCGGCGCAATCTATGCTCGCTTTGAGCGTGCCGGTTTCAAAATCATCGCATCCAAAATGCTGCGTCTGACTCGCGAACAAGCCGAAGGCTTCTACGCTGAGCACAAAGGCCGCCCATTCTTCGATGGTCTGGTTGAATTCATGACCTCTGGCCCGATCGTGGTTCAGGTTCTGGAAGCGGAAAATGCAGTACAGCGCAACCGTGACATCATGGGCGCAACCAACCCAGACAACGCTCTGGCCGGCACTCTGCGTGCTGACTACGCGGACAGCTTCACTGCCAACGCCGTACACGGTTCTGACGCAGTAGAATCTGCTCAGCGCGAAATCGCTTACTTCTTCAACGAAAGCGAAATCTGCCCGCGTTAA
- a CDS encoding LacI family DNA-binding transcriptional regulator codes for MATMKDVARRAGVSTATVSRVINSTAYVEPVTRERVEKAMREFNYHRNAAALALAKRSGNMLGLLTGNLDDPFFSRLARGVEDITRKDGVKLMVCSGGHQAELEKNGLDFLINQGCESIVAHVTRMSDADILRYAAHTPAMVVINRYLPAIANRCIWLDNVSASQAATRMLIERGHRNIACITTDLPIDDRKQRLEGYRTAMAEAGIAVPGDWIISVPFNEQGGEAAAEKILSSKQAFTAALTFNDVMAAGMMRTFRQRRMNLPEDISIVGFDDVALAKYLHPPLTTVHYPIEKMARRAANLALQLNSGTAVTPQNNRFSAELILRDSVAFVEKNPPFEENKAAK; via the coding sequence ATGGCCACCATGAAAGACGTTGCCCGACGCGCTGGCGTTTCCACCGCCACCGTCAGCAGGGTGATCAACAGCACCGCTTATGTTGAACCCGTCACCCGTGAACGCGTTGAAAAAGCCATGCGCGAGTTTAACTATCATCGAAATGCCGCCGCGCTGGCGCTGGCGAAACGCAGCGGCAATATGCTGGGGTTGCTGACCGGTAACCTCGACGATCCGTTTTTCTCGCGACTAGCCCGAGGCGTGGAAGATATCACGCGCAAAGACGGTGTAAAATTGATGGTCTGCAGCGGTGGCCATCAGGCCGAACTGGAGAAAAACGGCCTGGATTTCCTGATCAATCAAGGCTGCGAATCGATTGTTGCCCACGTCACCCGCATGAGCGATGCCGATATTCTACGTTATGCCGCCCACACTCCGGCGATGGTGGTGATCAACCGTTATTTGCCCGCCATCGCCAATCGCTGCATCTGGCTGGACAACGTCAGCGCTTCTCAGGCTGCCACCCGAATGCTCATCGAGCGCGGACACCGCAACATTGCCTGCATCACCACAGATCTGCCGATCGATGACCGCAAGCAGCGTCTCGAGGGATATCGAACCGCGATGGCCGAAGCCGGGATTGCGGTGCCGGGGGATTGGATCATCAGCGTCCCCTTCAATGAGCAAGGGGGTGAAGCAGCGGCAGAGAAAATCCTCTCCAGTAAGCAGGCTTTTACCGCCGCGCTGACATTCAACGACGTAATGGCCGCCGGCATGATGCGCACCTTTCGCCAGCGGCGGATGAACCTGCCCGAAGATATCTCGATTGTCGGCTTCGATGACGTAGCCCTGGCAAAATACCTCCACCCGCCATTGACCACCGTGCATTATCCGATTGAGAAAATGGCCCGACGCGCGGCCAATTTGGCGCTGCAACTCAATTCAGGCACCGCCGTTACGCCGCAGAACAATCGGTTTTCCGCTGAGCTGATCCTGCGGGACTCGGTGGCCTTTGTGGAAAAAAATCCCCCATTTGAAGAAAACAAGGCTGCCAAGTGA
- the nhaC gene encoding Na+/H+ antiporter NhaC, with translation MNDKKKLNLGLAMLPIVAMLLLLIIGYGQLGLRIEPLLLASAGIAAALAYWQGYRWDDIIDSIVAKLAKAMPVIMILICVGGLIGTWMFSGTIPYMVYWGLKLISPQYILIAAFFITSVISVCTGTSWGAAGTVGVALMGVAAGLDVPLAAAAGAVVSGAYFGDKISPLSDSTNFAAIVADTDLYSHIQHLMYTTLPSFILAAVVYLIAGHTSAVGSVATPEKVTEIVTALESLYHFNLLLILPPVLVLWGAVTKRPVIPVMLAACALAIAIGVLLQGFSLQQGLNALMDGFNLSMFATQGHGINGIVEDVPRLLNRGGMFSMMSTILLVFCAFSFAGALTLTGALTVIINRLLKVVHTTGQLIAATVATTILVTGATSDGKLALLIPAELFKGAYRRMGLDNKNLSRTVEDAGTVIEPLIPWTAAGIYMATTLGVSTLDLLPWAIQCYAAVVFALIYGFTGFGIAKIQPQQDLQRKEA, from the coding sequence ATGAATGACAAAAAGAAGCTCAACCTGGGGTTAGCGATGCTCCCCATTGTGGCCATGCTGTTGCTGCTTATCATAGGCTATGGCCAACTGGGTCTGCGGATCGAACCGCTGCTGCTGGCTTCCGCCGGCATTGCCGCTGCGCTGGCCTACTGGCAGGGCTACCGCTGGGACGACATCATTGATTCCATCGTCGCCAAACTGGCCAAAGCCATGCCGGTGATTATGATATTGATTTGCGTGGGCGGGCTGATCGGCACCTGGATGTTCAGCGGTACCATTCCTTATATGGTTTATTGGGGGCTCAAACTGATCAGCCCTCAATATATCCTGATCGCCGCGTTCTTCATTACCAGCGTGATTTCCGTGTGTACCGGTACATCCTGGGGGGCAGCAGGCACCGTCGGGGTCGCGCTGATGGGCGTAGCCGCCGGGCTGGATGTGCCATTGGCCGCCGCCGCGGGCGCCGTCGTTTCCGGGGCCTATTTTGGCGACAAAATCTCCCCATTGTCTGACTCAACCAATTTCGCGGCCATCGTTGCGGACACCGACCTTTACAGCCATATCCAGCACCTGATGTATACAACGCTTCCGAGCTTCATTTTAGCGGCGGTGGTGTATCTTATTGCCGGACACACCAGCGCCGTCGGCAGCGTGGCTACACCGGAAAAAGTCACCGAGATCGTGACGGCGCTAGAGAGCCTTTATCACTTCAACCTGTTGCTAATCCTGCCCCCGGTTTTGGTGCTGTGGGGCGCGGTGACCAAACGCCCGGTGATCCCGGTCATGCTGGCAGCCTGTGCGCTGGCTATCGCCATCGGCGTACTTCTGCAGGGGTTCAGTCTGCAACAAGGCTTAAATGCGCTGATGGATGGTTTTAACCTTTCAATGTTTGCCACTCAAGGGCACGGCATCAACGGTATCGTCGAAGATGTGCCTCGCCTGCTCAACCGGGGCGGTATGTTTTCGATGATGAGCACCATCCTGCTGGTCTTCTGCGCCTTTTCCTTTGCGGGCGCATTAACCCTGACCGGGGCATTGACCGTCATCATCAATCGGCTGCTGAAAGTGGTTCACACTACCGGCCAACTGATCGCCGCAACGGTTGCAACCACCATTCTGGTCACCGGCGCCACCAGCGACGGCAAATTGGCGCTGCTGATCCCCGCTGAACTCTTCAAAGGCGCCTATCGCCGCATGGGCCTGGACAATAAAAACCTGTCGCGGACCGTAGAAGATGCAGGCACCGTCATCGAACCGTTAATTCCGTGGACCGCCGCAGGCATTTATATGGCGACCACCCTGGGGGTCAGCACGCTGGATTTGCTGCCCTGGGCCATCCAATGCTACGCCGCCGTAGTATTCGCCCTGATTTACGGATTTACCGGTTTCGGCATTGCCAAGATACAGCCACAGCAAGATTTACAGCGTAAGGAAGCCTGA
- a CDS encoding MalY/PatB family protein, protein MKQTDFNQIINRHHTGSVKWDFIDRYLQLDETDLLPMWVSDFDFQCPLEVRQALHHRVEHGIFGYSERDDQYYQAVMDWFSKRHQLPLQREWFTSIEGVVPGLAILIQLLSQPGDPIVIQGPYYGSFAKIVTLNGREVLENPLALGPQGYQFDFDHLEACFEQRKPPLLLLCNPHNPTGRCWTRDELTQLMTLCSRYGVTVISDEIWADLLLPGETFTSVLHLDESWQDHVISATSASKSFGLSSLRISNFLIPNDQTRNAFVERLNAHGLDVFNALSMTAATAAYQQGENWLDALQQYLANNRRWFEQALAYAAPWCKMTRAEGTYLAWLDCRALGLDDNALQQALIHQSKIAASMGVSFGEQGKGFIRLNLGCPRQYLESAIAGLARLKPSL, encoded by the coding sequence GTGAAACAAACCGATTTTAACCAGATCATCAACCGCCACCACACCGGCTCGGTGAAATGGGACTTTATCGACCGCTATCTGCAGCTCGATGAAACCGATCTTTTGCCGATGTGGGTGTCCGATTTTGACTTTCAGTGTCCGCTGGAAGTCCGACAGGCGCTGCATCACCGCGTTGAACACGGCATATTCGGTTACAGCGAACGCGATGACCAGTATTACCAGGCGGTGATGGATTGGTTCTCAAAACGGCACCAGTTGCCTTTGCAGCGGGAGTGGTTCACCTCCATCGAAGGCGTGGTTCCCGGTCTGGCGATCCTGATCCAACTGCTAAGCCAGCCCGGAGATCCGATCGTGATCCAGGGGCCGTACTACGGATCTTTTGCCAAGATCGTTACCCTGAACGGCAGAGAGGTGCTTGAAAATCCTTTAGCCCTCGGCCCGCAAGGCTATCAATTCGACTTCGATCATCTGGAGGCGTGTTTTGAACAGCGCAAGCCCCCGTTGCTGCTGCTGTGCAATCCGCATAACCCAACGGGCCGGTGCTGGACCCGCGACGAACTGACGCAGTTGATGACGCTGTGCAGCCGCTATGGCGTAACGGTTATCTCCGATGAAATCTGGGCCGATCTGCTGCTGCCTGGCGAGACCTTCACCTCCGTGCTGCATCTGGACGAGAGCTGGCAAGACCATGTGATTTCTGCGACTTCCGCCAGCAAGAGCTTTGGCCTGTCGTCACTGCGCATCTCAAACTTCCTGATCCCCAACGATCAAACCCGAAATGCGTTTGTCGAACGCCTCAATGCCCATGGGTTGGATGTCTTCAATGCGCTGTCGATGACCGCCGCCACGGCCGCCTATCAGCAAGGGGAAAACTGGCTTGATGCTCTGCAGCAATATCTGGCAAACAACCGGCGCTGGTTTGAACAGGCCTTAGCCTATGCCGCCCCCTGGTGCAAAATGACCCGGGCCGAAGGCACCTATCTTGCTTGGCTGGATTGTCGCGCTTTGGGCCTGGATGACAATGCGCTTCAACAGGCGCTGATCCACCAGTCAAAAATTGCTGCCTCCATGGGCGTCAGCTTTGGCGAACAGGGAAAAGGGTTTATCCGCCTCAATCTCGGCTGCCCGCGTCAATATCTTGAAAGCGCCATTGCAGGGCTTGCGCGATTAAAACCGTCGCTTTGA
- the sseB gene encoding enhanced serine sensitivity protein SseB produces the protein MSSHHHDTATGENELERLLKLAVTEPAHRPAFFRELLDATVLILGDSEQVQHGGDITLNADTPVNIQHWEKQDGGSIIPFFSSVEALQKAVEDEQPFIAMPARVLFEITQGADLFLNPKAEYGKEFYPEEVAMLLATGGVAKPAERYIDKDTQILLGQPEEYPSAMVDALTTLFSQRKPVRRAFLALMHDQAVDEKPNLLVGLEVDGEPAEIEALINEAGSVASETAPNDEPVDFCLVSEKERGVSHYLITHTQPFYQRRWGSWLRNIIPSTDKTQ, from the coding sequence ATGAGTTCTCACCATCACGATACCGCCACAGGCGAAAACGAACTTGAACGCCTGCTGAAGCTGGCGGTGACCGAGCCGGCCCATCGCCCGGCGTTTTTCCGTGAGTTGCTCGACGCGACGGTGTTGATCCTCGGTGACAGCGAACAGGTACAGCATGGCGGTGACATCACGCTTAACGCCGATACGCCGGTGAATATTCAGCACTGGGAAAAACAGGACGGCGGCAGCATCATTCCGTTTTTTAGCTCGGTAGAAGCGCTGCAAAAGGCCGTTGAAGACGAACAGCCGTTTATCGCCATGCCGGCGCGGGTATTGTTCGAAATCACTCAGGGCGCGGATCTGTTCCTCAACCCTAAGGCCGAGTACGGCAAAGAGTTTTATCCTGAAGAAGTGGCAATGCTGCTGGCCACCGGTGGCGTAGCCAAACCGGCGGAACGTTATATCGACAAGGATACCCAGATCCTGTTGGGTCAGCCGGAGGAGTACCCGTCGGCGATGGTCGATGCCTTGACCACGCTTTTCAGTCAACGCAAGCCGGTACGCCGTGCGTTTTTGGCACTGATGCACGATCAGGCGGTCGACGAAAAACCAAATCTGTTGGTCGGACTGGAAGTGGACGGTGAGCCGGCGGAAATTGAAGCGCTGATCAACGAAGCCGGAAGCGTTGCCAGCGAAACTGCGCCCAACGACGAGCCGGTAGATTTTTGTCTGGTCTCTGAAAAGGAGCGTGGGGTCAGCCATTACCTGATCACCCATACCCAACCCTTCTACCAGCGCCGCTGGGGCAGTTGGCTGCGTAATATCATTCCTTCGACCGATAAAACCCAGTAA